From one Pontibacillus sp. HMF3514 genomic stretch:
- a CDS encoding VWA domain-containing protein, which yields MKNLYVLILGALLLFLVACSSGNSEQESSDTGSSENKISMETSKSEGKRSRPAPPNGEDYDDMFFEDYGTNPFVSTEDDTLSTFAMDVDTGSYSVTRNYIKRGELPPDEAVRVEEFVNYFGSNLQAPANDTFAIGVDGGKSPFGEGYHLLRISMKGKEIKVEDRKNANLTFVIDVSGSMNHENRLGLVKKSLRMLVDELQPQDKVGIVTYGSQGRVVLQPTSIDKKDRIIHAIEELQPEGSTNAEEGLTLGYGLAREYFTEGSINRVVLASDGVANVGKTGHKEILNEIKEYAQEDITLSTLGFGMGNYNDVLMEQLANNGDGNYAYIDSFSEARRVFMEQLTGTLQTIAKDAKIQVEFDPKKVDRYRLLGFENRDVKDEDFKDNSVDGGEVGAGHSVTALYEVKLNESTNDLGKISLRFFSEEKQEVEEMQKTLSFSEDDNPSKNLMFLASVAEFAEIMGESYWAKESSLESVLELAQSSAQNEEQFAFVELVKDAIAIKP from the coding sequence TTGAAAAATTTATATGTACTAATATTGGGCGCTTTATTACTGTTTTTAGTTGCCTGTAGTAGTGGGAACAGTGAGCAAGAATCAAGTGATACTGGATCGTCGGAAAACAAGATATCAATGGAGACTTCAAAGTCAGAAGGAAAAAGAAGTAGACCTGCACCACCTAATGGTGAGGATTATGATGATATGTTCTTTGAAGACTATGGCACAAATCCTTTTGTTTCTACAGAAGATGATACGTTATCTACTTTTGCTATGGATGTTGATACAGGGTCGTATTCTGTTACTCGGAACTATATTAAAAGAGGGGAGCTTCCGCCAGATGAGGCTGTACGAGTAGAAGAGTTTGTGAATTATTTCGGGTCCAACTTACAAGCGCCTGCAAATGATACATTTGCGATAGGGGTAGACGGGGGGAAGTCTCCGTTTGGTGAGGGTTATCATTTGCTACGTATTAGTATGAAAGGAAAAGAAATTAAAGTTGAGGACCGAAAAAATGCAAATTTAACCTTCGTAATTGATGTATCCGGTTCTATGAATCATGAGAACCGTTTAGGATTAGTGAAAAAAAGCTTGAGGATGCTGGTAGATGAACTACAACCACAAGATAAAGTCGGAATCGTTACTTATGGATCACAGGGTCGAGTGGTATTACAACCAACTAGTATAGATAAAAAAGATAGAATTATTCATGCCATCGAAGAGCTACAACCTGAGGGTTCTACCAATGCAGAAGAAGGACTCACATTAGGGTATGGATTAGCGAGAGAGTATTTTACAGAGGGATCCATAAATAGAGTCGTATTAGCTTCTGATGGTGTTGCCAATGTTGGAAAAACTGGACATAAAGAAATATTGAATGAAATTAAAGAATACGCACAGGAAGATATCACATTAAGCACCTTAGGTTTTGGGATGGGAAATTATAATGATGTATTAATGGAACAACTAGCCAATAACGGTGATGGGAACTATGCATACATTGATAGTTTCTCAGAAGCAAGAAGAGTTTTTATGGAGCAGCTAACTGGAACCCTCCAAACGATTGCAAAAGATGCAAAAATTCAAGTTGAATTTGATCCAAAGAAAGTCGATCGATATCGACTGTTAGGGTTTGAGAACCGTGATGTAAAAGACGAGGATTTTAAAGATAATTCTGTTGATGGAGGAGAAGTTGGAGCTGGTCATTCCGTCACTGCCCTTTATGAGGTGAAATTAAATGAAAGTACAAATGACCTGGGTAAAATAAGTTTAAGGTTTTTTAGTGAAGAAAAGCAAGAAGTAGAAGAAATGCAAAAAACACTATCATTTTCTGAAGACGACAATCCCTCGAAGAATTTAATGTTTTTAGCGTCCGTTGCTGAATTTGCAGAAATCATGGGTGAAAGTTATTGGGCTAAAGAAAGTAGCTTGGAATCGGTATTAGAGCTTGCTCAATCATCTGCACAAAATGAAGAGCAATTTGCTTTTGTAGAGCTTGTAAAAGATGCCATTGCAATAAAGCCATAA
- a CDS encoding tyrosine-type recombinase/integrase: MSEIVQPIIQQDNEINWFSKDTYLSIVQQGFRNVDWSRASDELLLYLFLHDEPSIGTKRKKSTLKEYFREVNQFFTYIHQWYESVREIHPELVTQYQLEIEQRGYKSTTLRRKSTVVQQFLQFLYKYGMVEEDLTKSMKRISLQKDQLVNRDFYEEEVQALLQYFKKHDWYMYTLLFTLVSTGLRIQELCSARWSSITYQPEANLYFVSVVGKRDKLREVPLFNEVLEVLQEFRMRRGFSGELNGQNTPLFPKPNGDHYNFKYLSNEFTKQIENLQDQFPFIKRRIEMEKQFADSGKSVRFRITPHTCRHYTAAYYLSKGADLKAIQDLLDHESSVTTDQYLRRTRKFSEHAAVKIGGSFMGAQ, translated from the coding sequence ATGAGTGAAATCGTTCAACCTATTATCCAACAAGACAATGAAATAAACTGGTTTTCAAAGGATACATATTTATCGATTGTCCAACAAGGTTTTCGGAATGTCGATTGGTCAAGAGCTTCAGATGAATTACTATTGTATTTGTTTTTGCACGATGAACCTTCCATTGGAACCAAACGAAAGAAATCTACTTTAAAAGAGTATTTTCGTGAAGTGAATCAATTTTTCACCTACATCCATCAGTGGTATGAATCTGTTCGAGAGATCCACCCTGAACTAGTAACGCAATATCAACTAGAGATAGAACAACGAGGGTATAAGTCCACGACATTACGCCGAAAAAGTACAGTCGTTCAACAGTTTCTACAATTCTTATATAAGTATGGAATGGTAGAAGAAGATTTAACGAAAAGCATGAAGCGAATCTCGCTCCAGAAGGATCAGCTTGTGAATCGTGATTTCTATGAGGAAGAAGTTCAAGCGCTGCTACAGTATTTTAAAAAGCATGATTGGTACATGTACACGCTTTTATTTACACTCGTCTCTACAGGCTTAAGAATTCAGGAGTTGTGTTCAGCAAGGTGGTCTTCAATTACTTATCAACCAGAAGCAAACTTGTATTTTGTTTCTGTAGTTGGAAAACGAGATAAACTGCGTGAGGTCCCATTATTTAATGAGGTGTTAGAGGTTTTACAAGAATTTCGTATGCGACGTGGTTTTTCTGGTGAACTAAATGGTCAAAACACCCCACTCTTTCCTAAACCTAATGGGGATCATTACAACTTTAAATATTTAAGTAATGAGTTCACAAAGCAAATTGAAAATCTTCAGGATCAATTTCCCTTCATTAAAAGACGTATTGAAATGGAGAAGCAATTTGCTGATAGTGGAAAATCTGTCCGTTTCCGAATCACGCCTCATACATGCCGCCACTATACAGCTGCTTATTATTTATCTAAAGGCGCAGACTTGAAAGCTATACAAGACTTATTGGATCACGAGTCATCTGTAACTACTGATCAATACTTGCGTCGCACACGGAAATTTAGTGAACATGCTGCTGTTAAAATTGGTGGATCTTTTATGGGCGCACAATAA